The proteins below are encoded in one region of Micromonospora pisi:
- a CDS encoding ribosomal protein bL36 — MATTALLTTERLESNLKPEEIMKVRSSLRALKQRPGSVVVRRHGKVLVVNRTNPQWKSRQG, encoded by the coding sequence ATGGCCACGACAGCGTTGTTGACCACGGAACGACTGGAAAGCAACCTGAAGCCGGAGGAGATCATGAAGGTTCGTAGTTCGCTACGCGCACTGAAGCAGCGGCCGGGTTCGGTGGTCGTACGTCGGCACGGCAAGGTGCTGGTCGTCAACCGCACCAACCCGCAATGGAAGTCCCGCCAGGGCTGA
- a CDS encoding neutral zinc metallopeptidase: MTRSAHRIRWGAVLLAVTLLAGCTRSVAGTGGVERWSSTKVAGLEITTGESGPRPGAGDSRLTAFGGDRGAIDQLALNAIDDVQRYWSEQLPASFGKRFEPVGQLISYDSGGAGVQVCQASTAGLVNAFYCAADDTVAWDRGELLPTLNDSFGPMSVVAVLAHELGHAVQFRLGAASGITAQTSSIVKEQQADCYAGNFFRWVAEGNAPHFQISTGPGLNQILSTLFFIRDSAGTGFDAEGAHGNAFDRVSAFQFGFGDGPVRCARINEAEVRDRITQQASGDQEAVDGDEGNLRVDDRSALTALQTTLRAVFVSNGPRPPSIVVGAPDCPDARRTSPASYCPSSDTIGLDLDDLVRIGTAPQRGNRGGIGDFAAFAEVASRYALSLQRSAGYPLRGLATAQRTACLTGVWAGAIVAGRGAALQLSPGDLDEAVAEMLTTDSVIAADVDGGSVPSGFARVEAFRAGFSATGSTTDAAATCVGRYQ; this comes from the coding sequence ATGACGCGGTCCGCTCATCGGATCAGATGGGGGGCGGTCCTGCTGGCGGTCACCCTGCTGGCGGGTTGCACCCGCTCCGTCGCCGGCACCGGCGGCGTCGAACGCTGGAGCTCGACCAAGGTCGCCGGCCTGGAGATCACCACCGGCGAGAGCGGACCCCGGCCGGGCGCCGGTGACTCGCGGCTGACCGCGTTCGGCGGCGACCGGGGAGCCATCGACCAACTCGCCCTCAACGCCATCGACGACGTACAGAGGTACTGGTCCGAACAGCTTCCGGCGAGTTTCGGGAAGCGGTTCGAGCCGGTCGGACAGCTGATCTCGTACGACTCCGGTGGCGCCGGGGTGCAGGTGTGTCAGGCCAGCACCGCGGGCCTGGTCAACGCCTTCTACTGTGCCGCCGACGACACGGTCGCCTGGGACCGGGGGGAACTGCTCCCCACGCTCAACGACTCCTTCGGACCGATGTCGGTGGTGGCCGTACTCGCCCACGAACTGGGGCACGCGGTGCAGTTCCGGCTCGGTGCGGCCAGCGGCATCACCGCGCAGACCAGTTCCATCGTCAAGGAACAGCAGGCCGACTGCTACGCGGGCAACTTCTTCCGCTGGGTGGCCGAGGGCAACGCGCCGCACTTCCAGATCTCCACCGGCCCCGGACTCAACCAGATCCTCTCCACCCTCTTTTTCATCCGCGACTCGGCCGGCACCGGATTCGACGCCGAGGGCGCGCACGGCAACGCCTTCGACCGGGTGTCGGCGTTCCAGTTCGGATTCGGTGACGGACCCGTTCGGTGCGCCCGGATCAACGAGGCCGAGGTACGTGACCGGATCACCCAGCAGGCCAGCGGTGACCAGGAAGCGGTCGACGGGGACGAGGGAAACCTGCGGGTGGACGACCGGAGCGCGCTGACGGCGTTGCAGACGACCCTGCGCGCCGTGTTCGTGTCCAACGGTCCGCGACCGCCGTCGATCGTCGTGGGAGCGCCCGACTGTCCCGACGCCCGCCGGACCTCACCGGCCTCCTACTGCCCGAGCAGCGACACCATCGGGCTCGACCTCGACGACCTGGTCCGGATCGGCACCGCCCCCCAGCGGGGCAACCGGGGTGGCATCGGCGACTTCGCCGCCTTCGCCGAGGTCGCCTCGCGGTACGCGCTCTCGCTCCAGCGGTCGGCGGGCTACCCGCTGCGTGGGCTCGCCACCGCCCAACGTACGGCCTGTCTGACCGGGGTGTGGGCGGGTGCGATCGTCGCCGGCCGGGGTGCGGCGCTGCAACTCTCCCCGGGTGACCTGGACGAGGCGGTGGCCGAGATGCTGACCACGGACAGTGTGATCGCGGCCGACGTGGACGGCGGCAGTGTCCCGTCCGGCTTCGCCCGGGTCGAGGCGTTCCGCGCCGGTTTCTCCGCGACCGGCTCCACCACCGACGCCGCCGCGACCTGCGTCGGCAGGTACCAGTAG
- a CDS encoding zf-HC2 domain-containing protein translates to MTTLDSKNTFDDHVDIGGYLMETLDPEETRQVEQHLADCAECRAEVESLREWQQALETVPEAMLLDGPPEGGDLLLQRTLRQIRAESGGRRTRRNTLMSSAAVVVVAAAISAGVVVGRASDDGASQALPTPSPTVATAAPDTRFATADDATTGARITVALEPAPGWVRINAAVSGIPAGEPCKLLVIGKDGTEVLAGSWVVSQKGEAEGTTLDGSALIDPANVARVEVENVAGKKFTSVEF, encoded by the coding sequence ATGACGACGCTGGACAGCAAGAACACCTTTGATGACCACGTGGACATCGGCGGCTACCTGATGGAGACCCTCGATCCGGAGGAGACCCGTCAGGTCGAACAGCACCTCGCGGACTGCGCGGAGTGCCGCGCCGAGGTCGAGTCGCTGCGGGAGTGGCAGCAGGCGCTCGAAACCGTACCCGAGGCGATGCTGCTGGACGGGCCGCCCGAGGGCGGCGACCTGTTGCTGCAACGGACCCTGCGCCAGATCCGCGCGGAGTCCGGCGGCCGCCGGACCCGCCGCAACACGTTGATGAGTTCGGCCGCGGTGGTGGTCGTCGCGGCCGCGATCTCAGCCGGTGTCGTGGTCGGCCGGGCGAGCGACGATGGTGCGAGCCAGGCCCTGCCCACGCCCTCCCCCACGGTCGCGACCGCCGCACCGGACACCCGGTTCGCCACCGCCGACGACGCGACCACCGGTGCCCGGATCACCGTCGCGCTCGAGCCCGCACCCGGCTGGGTACGGATCAACGCGGCGGTCTCCGGCATTCCCGCCGGTGAGCCCTGCAAGTTGCTGGTGATCGGCAAGGACGGCACCGAGGTCCTGGCCGGTAGCTGGGTGGTGTCACAGAAGGGCGAGGCCGAGGGCACCACACTCGACGGCAGCGCGCTGATCGACCCGGCCAACGTGGCCCGGGTCGAGGTGGAGAACGTCGCCGGCAAGAAGTTCACCTCGGTGGAGTTCTAG
- a CDS encoding glutamate-cysteine ligase family protein, producing the protein MDVAVLTEATATAYVAAAGYRVGPVGRVGVELEYVVRDPAYPLDRPTADRLYAALGHLGDPLPGGSRITVEPGGQLELSSAVGVDLAACVTDVAGDLELVRAALAAHNLVLDGTALDTIRAPRLITTHPRYLALAAYHDRSGPGGRTVMCNTASVQVCVDAGDESDDWSAYDRRWRLANAIGPVLLASFANSPHVTRSGTRWVSYRQALRFSTDASRTRAPRTRTEPRSAWARYALDARVALIAEPEPMPWLAPTGLTMRDWLRGHGPRPVTLDDLERHLATLVPPIRPRGYLEFRMIDQQPGNGWIVPAAVVTALMDDAGAAYAAAEATARLGHLRLHRNWLTSAREGLTHPGLHAAAVTCFTAAADALPRLGAPAPVRAAVADFIERYVLPGRCPADDPGSRAIAAFAHDPANSD; encoded by the coding sequence GTGGACGTCGCGGTCCTCACGGAGGCTACAGCCACCGCCTACGTCGCCGCCGCCGGTTACCGGGTCGGCCCGGTCGGCCGGGTCGGCGTGGAACTCGAGTACGTCGTGCGGGACCCGGCGTACCCGCTCGACCGGCCCACCGCCGACCGCCTGTACGCGGCTCTCGGCCACCTGGGCGATCCGTTGCCCGGCGGCAGCCGGATCACCGTCGAGCCCGGTGGTCAGCTCGAACTCTCCTCCGCCGTCGGCGTCGATCTGGCCGCCTGCGTCACGGATGTGGCCGGCGACCTGGAACTGGTCCGCGCCGCGCTCGCCGCCCACAACCTGGTGCTGGACGGCACGGCCCTCGACACGATCCGGGCGCCACGGCTCATCACCACGCATCCGCGTTACCTCGCCCTGGCGGCGTACCACGACCGATCGGGTCCCGGCGGTCGCACCGTCATGTGCAACACGGCCTCCGTGCAGGTGTGCGTCGACGCCGGGGACGAGTCCGACGACTGGAGCGCGTACGACCGCCGCTGGCGGCTCGCGAACGCGATCGGCCCGGTGCTGCTCGCCTCGTTCGCCAACTCGCCCCACGTCACCCGTTCCGGCACCCGCTGGGTCTCCTACCGGCAGGCACTGCGGTTCAGCACCGACGCCAGCCGGACCCGCGCGCCGCGTACCCGTACCGAGCCGCGTAGCGCCTGGGCGCGGTACGCGCTCGACGCCCGGGTCGCGCTGATCGCCGAACCCGAGCCGATGCCGTGGCTGGCCCCGACGGGCCTGACCATGCGGGACTGGTTGCGCGGCCACGGTCCGCGCCCGGTCACCCTCGACGACCTGGAGCGTCACCTCGCCACCCTGGTACCGCCGATCCGACCCCGCGGCTACCTGGAGTTCCGGATGATCGACCAGCAGCCGGGGAACGGTTGGATCGTGCCGGCGGCCGTGGTTACCGCCCTGATGGACGACGCGGGCGCGGCGTACGCCGCCGCCGAGGCGACCGCCCGTCTCGGGCACCTTCGCCTGCACCGCAACTGGCTCACCTCCGCCCGCGAGGGTCTGACCCACCCCGGCCTGCACGCCGCCGCGGTCACCTGCTTCACCGCCGCCGCCGACGCGCTGCCCCGGCTCGGCGCCCCGGCACCGGTACGGGCGGCGGTGGCCGACTTCATCGAGCGGTACGTGCTGCCCGGCAGGTGTCCCGCCGACGACCCCGGATCCCGCGCGATAGCGGCTTTTGCCCATGATCCGGCAAATAGCGATTGA
- a CDS encoding amino acid ABC transporter permease, giving the protein MDTLKTLWETFFDLGSMREALPEMLTIGLRNTLLLAVVSAVLGTLLGMLLAVAGLARTRWLRWPARVYTDVFRGLPAAVTILLIGVGLAPLGMAWWGPNPYPLGILALSLIAAAYIGEIFRSGIQSVEASQLEASRALGLSHRTAMRLVIIPQGVRRILPAWVNQLIALIKDSSLVYFLGLLASERDLFRIGQDHAANTGNESALLLAGLCYLVITVPLTHLVNWIDRRLRRGPVGATDEEPETYEAAGAPATVDTGVGRD; this is encoded by the coding sequence ATGGATACCCTCAAGACGCTCTGGGAGACGTTCTTCGACCTGGGGTCGATGCGCGAAGCCCTACCCGAGATGCTCACGATCGGCCTCCGGAACACGCTGCTGCTGGCGGTCGTCTCGGCGGTCCTGGGCACCCTGCTCGGGATGCTGCTCGCCGTCGCCGGCCTGGCTCGGACCCGTTGGCTGCGTTGGCCCGCGCGGGTCTACACGGACGTGTTCCGGGGCCTGCCGGCAGCCGTCACCATCCTGCTCATCGGCGTGGGGCTCGCGCCGCTCGGCATGGCCTGGTGGGGACCGAACCCGTACCCGTTGGGCATCCTCGCGTTGTCGCTGATCGCGGCCGCGTACATCGGTGAGATCTTCCGCTCCGGCATCCAGAGCGTCGAGGCCAGCCAACTGGAGGCGAGCCGGGCGCTGGGCCTGTCCCACCGCACGGCGATGCGACTGGTGATCATTCCGCAGGGGGTACGACGGATCCTGCCGGCCTGGGTGAACCAGCTGATCGCGCTGATCAAGGACTCCAGCCTGGTCTACTTCCTCGGGCTGCTGGCCAGCGAACGGGACCTGTTCCGGATCGGCCAGGACCACGCCGCCAACACCGGCAACGAGTCCGCCCTGCTCCTGGCCGGCCTCTGCTACCTGGTGATCACGGTGCCGCTGACCCACCTGGTCAACTGGATCGACCGGCGGCTACGGCGGGGGCCCGTCGGCGCCACCGACGAGGAGCCCGAGACGTACGAAGCGGCCGGCGCGCCGGCCACGGTGGACACAGGAGTGGGTCGTGACTGA
- a CDS encoding ABC transporter substrate-binding protein translates to MRSTRPFNRLLSGLAAIALLGVAAACGSSAADSADNPYDLLRPGTLRVGTLSDAPPNVYLKDGRFTGFDNDLLTAVAGKVGLKVEFVGTEFSALLAQVNNHKFDVGSSSVTITEARKKTVDFGNGYDFGYFGLDVPAGSPIKGFDQLKGARVVVVQGTVQDDYATKEGLDPVRVPDYNGAINQLKAKTADAWISPAEIGEKSAQESSGKIVLVEKQLSSAPTAYVVAKGNDALRELLNKGLDQVIEDGTWTRLQEQYYPGRPVPDTFKPGSGAVAFPPVKAGPSATPAATPSA, encoded by the coding sequence ATGCGCTCTACCCGTCCGTTCAACCGCCTGCTCTCCGGTCTCGCCGCCATCGCACTGCTGGGCGTCGCCGCCGCCTGCGGCTCTTCCGCCGCCGACTCCGCCGACAACCCGTACGACCTGCTGCGGCCCGGAACCCTGCGGGTGGGAACACTGAGCGACGCCCCGCCGAACGTCTACCTCAAGGACGGCCGGTTCACCGGCTTCGACAACGACCTGCTGACCGCTGTCGCCGGCAAGGTCGGGTTGAAGGTCGAATTCGTCGGCACCGAGTTCTCGGCGCTGCTCGCCCAGGTCAACAACCACAAGTTCGACGTCGGCAGCTCGTCGGTCACCATCACCGAGGCGCGCAAGAAGACCGTCGACTTCGGCAACGGGTACGACTTCGGCTACTTCGGTCTCGACGTACCGGCCGGCTCGCCGATCAAGGGCTTCGACCAGCTCAAGGGCGCCCGCGTGGTGGTGGTGCAGGGGACCGTGCAGGACGACTACGCCACCAAGGAGGGTCTCGACCCGGTACGCGTGCCCGACTACAACGGTGCGATCAACCAGCTCAAGGCGAAGACCGCGGACGCCTGGATCTCGCCGGCCGAGATCGGTGAGAAGTCCGCACAGGAGAGCAGCGGCAAGATCGTCCTGGTGGAGAAGCAGCTCAGTTCCGCGCCGACCGCGTACGTGGTGGCCAAGGGGAACGACGCGCTGCGGGAACTGCTGAACAAGGGCCTGGACCAGGTGATCGAGGACGGCACCTGGACCCGGCTCCAGGAGCAGTACTACCCCGGCCGTCCGGTCCCGGACACCTTCAAGCCCGGCAGCGGTGCGGTTGCGTTCCCGCCGGTCAAGGCCGGCCCGTCGGCCACCCCCGCAGCCACTCCGTCGGCCTGA
- a CDS encoding anti-sigma factor RsbA family regulatory protein: protein MRTGAAAGHRGYYHEAVYYDSDEELLAVVVPFLLGGVEAGEPTVVSLGERSAALVRGAVADQPGISYLVGDGLYARPAAAIRSYRQLLADYVRDGARQVRIIGEMPRPAFGATWDWWARYEAAINHAYDEFPLWSMCAYDTRITPGGVLRDVARTHPRVATADGGHPRSAGYTDPVEFLGEPRSVTIDPIQGTPPVVELLDPSPAQARAAVAYADHGALSRGEIDDLVVAVSEMVTNAWRHGRPPVRVRFWAGVDRIVVTVSDKGSGPTDPYAGLLPTAEAASGGRGLWLVHQLCDHVAFDSRDGFTVRLTVGNPG from the coding sequence ATGAGGACGGGCGCGGCGGCTGGCCATCGGGGCTACTACCACGAGGCTGTCTACTACGACTCGGACGAGGAACTCCTGGCCGTTGTGGTGCCGTTCCTGCTCGGCGGTGTCGAGGCGGGCGAGCCGACCGTGGTGTCGCTGGGGGAGCGGAGTGCCGCCCTGGTACGCGGAGCGGTCGCCGACCAGCCGGGCATCTCCTACCTCGTCGGGGACGGTCTCTACGCCCGCCCGGCCGCCGCGATCCGGTCCTACCGGCAACTGCTCGCGGACTACGTTCGCGACGGTGCCCGGCAGGTCCGGATCATCGGTGAGATGCCCCGGCCGGCGTTCGGCGCGACCTGGGACTGGTGGGCGCGGTACGAGGCCGCGATCAACCACGCGTACGACGAGTTCCCGCTCTGGAGCATGTGCGCGTACGACACCCGGATCACCCCCGGTGGCGTGCTGCGGGACGTGGCCCGTACGCATCCGAGGGTGGCGACAGCCGACGGGGGGCACCCGCGCAGCGCGGGGTACACCGATCCGGTGGAGTTCCTCGGCGAACCGAGATCCGTGACGATCGACCCGATCCAGGGGACGCCACCGGTGGTGGAACTGCTCGACCCGTCGCCGGCGCAGGCACGCGCCGCGGTGGCGTACGCCGATCACGGCGCCCTCTCCCGGGGCGAGATCGACGACCTGGTCGTCGCGGTGAGCGAGATGGTCACCAACGCGTGGCGTCATGGTCGCCCCCCGGTGCGGGTCCGGTTCTGGGCCGGCGTCGACCGCATTGTGGTTACCGTGAGTGACAAGGGTTCCGGCCCGACCGACCCGTACGCCGGGCTTCTTCCCACGGCGGAGGCCGCGAGTGGCGGACGTGGCCTCTGGCTCGTCCATCAGCTCTGTGACCACGTCGCCTTCGACAGTCGGGACGGCTTCACCGTCCGGCTCACCGTCGGCAACCCTGGTTAG
- a CDS encoding amino acid ABC transporter ATP-binding protein, which produces MTERDQQRARTTVPTSYESLSLAARDIHLAFGRHQVLRGVDLDVARGETACVIGPSGSGKSTLLRTLNRLLEPDRGDVLLDGESVLRQDPDVLRQRIGMVFQGFHLFPHLTVLRNITLALRQLRRLPADQAAELGLRQLDIVGLRHKADVRPAQLSGGQQQRVAIARALAMSPRVMLFDEATSALDPELVKGVLALMADLAAQGMTMVVVTHEMGFARRVADQVVFMDHGRVVEAGPPAEVFEAPRSERLARFLAQVR; this is translated from the coding sequence GTGACTGAGCGAGACCAGCAGCGGGCACGAACCACGGTCCCGACCTCGTACGAGTCGCTCAGCCTGGCGGCACGGGACATCCACCTCGCCTTCGGGCGACACCAGGTGCTGCGCGGTGTCGACCTCGATGTCGCGCGGGGTGAGACGGCCTGTGTCATCGGCCCTTCCGGTTCGGGCAAGTCCACTCTGCTGCGTACGCTCAACCGGCTGCTGGAGCCGGACCGTGGCGACGTACTCCTCGACGGCGAGAGTGTGTTGCGGCAGGACCCGGACGTGCTGCGGCAGCGGATCGGCATGGTCTTCCAGGGGTTCCACCTCTTCCCGCACCTGACCGTGCTGCGCAACATCACCCTGGCGCTCCGGCAGCTCAGGAGGCTTCCGGCCGACCAGGCGGCCGAGTTGGGCTTGCGTCAACTCGACATCGTCGGCCTGCGGCACAAGGCCGACGTACGTCCCGCCCAGCTCTCCGGAGGCCAGCAGCAACGGGTCGCGATCGCCCGTGCCCTGGCGATGTCGCCGCGGGTGATGCTCTTCGACGAGGCGACCTCGGCGCTCGATCCCGAACTCGTCAAGGGCGTGCTGGCGCTGATGGCGGACCTGGCCGCGCAGGGGATGACGATGGTGGTGGTCACGCACGAGATGGGGTTCGCGCGGCGGGTCGCGGACCAGGTCGTCTTCATGGACCACGGGCGCGTGGTCGAGGCCGGGCCGCCGGCCGAGGTGTTCGAGGCGCCGCGCAGTGAGCGGCTCGCCCGGTTCCTCGCCCAGGTGCGGTGA
- a CDS encoding MBL fold metallo-hydrolase, with amino-acid sequence MTRTPGRLLAALTGDAARTVLRSGVYAGQRIDHDRFAVANRSQLLTVIARVPALRAELAARYADELAGGHPLLRQLTDPDPALAGEAAALLGDDPGALAWVAEPPARPKRAPKAAASVEERRAERAARHLAEVRAARDQARGQLDWAVRERDALRQELAATVTDRDEALAVIESLRAELDSRRRQSAALAGSLGYAAGLLAGLLSPAADRAVVDPDPRERDRHGVDGPDRDLAAEPVATRARLAAALAAAGVGREAFLAVLDALRAPAPPPVPVASSRPREMALTPLGGGTDIGGSCMLVEVGDVRILVDAGLRPKQPIDRAGPPDIEIARAGRLDAIVITHAHSDHAGYVPALVADHPGLPLLCTQDTAALLPTMWADSVRVFDRLRQGYLPAGEPAVEPPYGQPQVLAAQRRIRPTEFGRVVEVADGVTVELFPAGHILGAAGVVISAGATRVTVTGDVSDLAQATVPGLVVPDRARGSDLLVIESTYCRPTRSRRGAEVENFIATVAETVASGGRVLVPAFALGRAQEVALTLRNRLPDVPVLIDGMARRITRIYEQQTADGDNPLRIYGDQVREVAPDQRRELIAAFRRGVIVTTSGMLTAGPAVVWGRSILPDPTAALLLAGHQDAESPGAALLDLAEGRESTFVLDTESVDVKARIAKFGLSAHADRTGLTSIIDDVGAAQVMLVHGLPGAQREFGAHLRRRGQPVVPTDRWRSRSFVPPR; translated from the coding sequence ATGACCCGGACCCCCGGCCGGCTCCTGGCGGCGTTGACCGGCGACGCGGCCCGGACCGTACTGCGGTCCGGGGTCTACGCCGGGCAGCGGATCGACCACGACCGGTTCGCCGTGGCGAACCGGTCCCAGCTCCTCACGGTGATCGCGCGGGTGCCCGCACTCCGGGCCGAGTTGGCCGCCAGGTACGCCGACGAGCTGGCCGGCGGTCATCCGCTGTTGCGGCAGCTCACCGACCCTGACCCGGCGCTGGCAGGGGAGGCCGCCGCGCTGCTCGGCGACGACCCGGGCGCGCTGGCGTGGGTGGCGGAGCCGCCGGCCCGGCCGAAGCGGGCGCCGAAGGCCGCCGCGAGCGTCGAGGAGCGCCGCGCGGAACGGGCCGCACGTCATCTCGCCGAGGTCCGGGCCGCGCGGGACCAGGCACGTGGTCAGCTCGACTGGGCGGTACGTGAGCGCGACGCGCTGCGACAGGAGTTGGCGGCGACGGTCACCGACCGGGACGAGGCACTCGCGGTCATCGAGTCGCTCCGGGCCGAACTCGACAGCCGACGACGCCAGTCGGCCGCCCTCGCCGGGAGTCTCGGGTACGCGGCCGGACTCCTCGCCGGCCTGCTCTCCCCGGCTGCCGACCGCGCGGTGGTCGACCCGGATCCCCGGGAACGGGACCGGCACGGCGTCGACGGCCCGGACCGGGACCTGGCGGCCGAGCCGGTGGCGACGCGGGCGCGTCTGGCGGCGGCGTTGGCTGCCGCCGGTGTCGGGCGAGAGGCGTTCCTCGCCGTACTCGACGCGTTGCGGGCCCCGGCACCGCCGCCGGTCCCGGTGGCGAGCAGCCGTCCGAGGGAGATGGCCCTCACGCCGCTCGGTGGCGGCACCGACATCGGCGGGTCGTGCATGCTCGTCGAGGTCGGCGACGTCCGGATCCTGGTGGACGCGGGGCTGCGTCCCAAGCAGCCGATCGACCGTGCCGGGCCCCCCGACATCGAGATCGCCCGGGCCGGTCGGCTCGACGCGATCGTGATCACGCACGCGCACAGCGATCACGCGGGGTACGTTCCGGCGCTGGTCGCCGACCACCCGGGTCTGCCCCTGCTCTGCACCCAGGACACCGCCGCGCTGCTGCCGACGATGTGGGCGGACTCGGTACGGGTCTTCGACCGCCTCCGCCAGGGGTACCTGCCCGCGGGGGAGCCGGCTGTCGAGCCGCCGTACGGCCAGCCGCAGGTGCTCGCGGCGCAGCGTCGGATCCGACCGACCGAGTTCGGGCGGGTGGTCGAGGTCGCTGACGGGGTGACCGTCGAGCTCTTCCCCGCCGGCCACATCCTCGGTGCCGCCGGCGTCGTGATCAGCGCCGGGGCGACCCGGGTCACCGTCACCGGCGACGTTTCCGACCTGGCCCAGGCCACCGTACCGGGTCTGGTCGTGCCGGACCGGGCACGCGGGTCCGACCTGCTCGTGATCGAGTCGACGTACTGCCGGCCGACCCGTTCCCGACGGGGCGCCGAGGTGGAGAACTTCATCGCGACGGTCGCCGAGACCGTCGCCTCGGGAGGGCGGGTGCTGGTCCCGGCGTTCGCGCTGGGCCGGGCACAGGAGGTGGCGCTGACGCTGCGTAACCGGTTGCCGGACGTACCGGTGCTGATCGACGGCATGGCCCGGCGGATCACCCGGATCTACGAGCAGCAGACGGCCGACGGCGACAACCCGTTGCGCATCTACGGCGACCAGGTGCGTGAGGTCGCGCCCGACCAGCGTCGCGAGTTGATCGCGGCGTTCCGGCGTGGGGTCATCGTCACCACCTCTGGCATGCTGACCGCCGGACCCGCCGTGGTGTGGGGGCGGTCGATCCTGCCGGACCCGACCGCGGCACTGCTGCTCGCCGGGCACCAGGACGCGGAGTCCCCCGGAGCGGCGCTGCTCGACCTGGCGGAGGGCAGGGAGTCGACGTTCGTGCTCGACACGGAGAGTGTCGACGTCAAGGCCCGGATCGCGAAGTTCGGTCTCTCCGCGCACGCGGACCGCACCGGTCTCACCTCGATCATCGATGACGTCGGGGCGGCGCAGGTGATGCTGGTGCACGGCCTGCCCGGTGCGCAGCGCGAGTTCGGTGCCCACCTGCGGCGCCGGGGACAGCCGGTGGTGCCGACCGACCGGTGGCGGTCCAGGTCCTTCGTCCCGCCGCGCTGA